Proteins co-encoded in one Kutzneria chonburiensis genomic window:
- a CDS encoding recombinase family protein, whose translation MAQHETGTRKAEEMGARIVGTFEDLDVSATVSPFQRPDLGPWLDDKQRGSEWDVIIWSKIDRGFRDPGDAVDVARWCEKRQRVMVLVDDGITLDFRPEADPMLRMMAEMFLLMGSMFAKWELRRFQSRTRDAHSVLRHTDRIATATPDGFMSIPHPSGKGRGLAQDPARQAVLHQIAKFLVDEGKSFNWITNWLNAEGVETHRDYRRAPDKKRGDKWIINQTIRLMETPATQGWKTGPRQDKNRDVPTLRLDEMGNPIKMAEPTFTPERWQEIQTAVAMRRLGTNVRTYGTSPLLGVAVCGLCDSNASRKSYTRTKPDGEEVTYAYYACAARPGPPCAGVSMKDAKAEALLQQTFLEKRGERRVKVRIFVPGADHTEELDRTIRIIDQLRGDREMGLIVGEQDERRYRDQMRALLARRTELEKEPYRAAGYRLEETDQTYADVWAKSDTEGRRKLLIDAGVTFKIYSTDVWEILIDEKKAQEGLGNFAEPEELGAAEQVVESDTTS comes from the coding sequence ATCGCTCAGCACGAGACGGGTACCCGCAAGGCCGAGGAGATGGGGGCACGGATCGTCGGCACGTTCGAGGACTTGGACGTCTCGGCAACCGTTAGCCCCTTCCAGCGTCCCGACCTTGGGCCGTGGCTTGACGACAAGCAACGGGGCTCGGAGTGGGACGTGATCATCTGGTCGAAGATTGACCGTGGGTTTCGAGACCCCGGTGATGCTGTCGATGTCGCTCGGTGGTGCGAAAAGCGGCAGCGGGTAATGGTCCTTGTTGACGATGGCATCACCCTTGACTTCCGTCCGGAAGCCGATCCCATGCTTCGCATGATGGCCGAGATGTTCCTACTCATGGGCAGCATGTTCGCCAAGTGGGAATTGCGCCGATTTCAGAGCCGGACGCGGGACGCGCACTCAGTGCTGCGGCACACCGATCGAATAGCTACTGCGACGCCAGATGGGTTTATGTCAATCCCGCATCCCAGTGGCAAAGGTAGGGGACTGGCGCAGGATCCCGCGCGTCAGGCTGTGCTACATCAGATTGCAAAGTTCCTCGTTGACGAGGGGAAGAGTTTCAACTGGATCACAAACTGGCTTAATGCTGAAGGGGTGGAGACGCATCGGGACTACCGGCGTGCACCTGATAAGAAGCGTGGGGACAAGTGGATAATTAACCAGACGATCCGTCTTATGGAAACACCTGCTACGCAAGGGTGGAAGACCGGACCTCGGCAGGATAAAAACCGCGATGTTCCGACGCTGCGACTGGATGAAATGGGCAACCCGATTAAGATGGCGGAGCCCACGTTCACTCCCGAGCGCTGGCAAGAGATCCAGACGGCAGTAGCAATGCGGCGTCTGGGAACTAACGTTCGAACCTACGGGACGTCTCCTCTCCTGGGTGTTGCCGTGTGTGGATTGTGTGACTCTAACGCGAGTCGAAAGAGCTACACGCGTACAAAGCCGGATGGTGAAGAGGTTACCTACGCGTATTATGCGTGCGCTGCTCGTCCGGGCCCTCCCTGTGCTGGAGTTTCTATGAAGGACGCGAAAGCAGAGGCGCTTCTACAGCAGACTTTCCTTGAGAAACGTGGAGAGCGGCGTGTTAAGGTCAGGATCTTCGTCCCTGGCGCGGACCACACCGAGGAACTGGATCGAACGATTCGGATTATTGACCAGCTCCGGGGAGACCGGGAGATGGGCCTCATTGTCGGCGAACAGGACGAGCGTCGATATCGGGATCAGATGAGAGCACTGCTTGCTAGGCGAACTGAACTGGAGAAGGAGCCGTACCGCGCGGCGGGCTATCGACTTGAGGAGACTGATCAGACGTACGCCGATGTGTGGGCAAAGTCTGACACCGAGGGGCGGCGTAAGCTTCTGATTGATGCAGGTGTGACCTTCAAAATTTACTCCACCGATGTGTGGGAGATCCTCATCGATGAGAAGAAGGCCCAGGAAGGGCTTGGCAATTTCGCCGAGCCGGAAGAGTTGGGCGCAGCTGAGCAAGTTGTTGAATCTGATACTACTTCGTAG
- a CDS encoding amidohydrolase translates to MNVAITGGYVVPVDGEPIDGGTVLIIDGRIAAVGPDADVDVPDEVEVVDAAGAWVLPGFVEAHGHLGVSEEAEGWAGEDTNEMTDPVGARFRALDGINPGDLAFADALSGGVTTAVIKPGSGNPIGGQTVAVKCWGRTVDEMVLREPVSVKSALGENPKRVYGDKKVTPSTRLGVAAVIRQALTKAQDYKAKRDAAAADGKPFERDADNEILVKVLDRELPWCQHTHRADDVATAIRLAEEFGYRLVINHGTEAHLIADLVAEKNIPVIIGPLFTSRSKVELRNRSLRNPGILARAGVELAIMTDHPVVPIHFLVHQATLAVKEGLDSDTALRAITANPARILGLDDRVGSLKPGLDGDVVIWSGDPLVIDSQHARTTAWTPKPTAQGHRRCPSQRAAWRREGFAHRSARDGYPQGRGDGGTDRRHVRGLGRLGNR, encoded by the coding sequence ATGAACGTGGCGATCACAGGCGGATACGTGGTGCCGGTCGACGGCGAACCCATCGACGGCGGAACAGTCCTGATCATCGACGGGCGGATCGCCGCCGTCGGCCCCGATGCCGACGTCGACGTGCCCGACGAGGTCGAGGTGGTCGACGCGGCCGGCGCCTGGGTGCTGCCCGGCTTCGTCGAGGCGCACGGCCACCTCGGCGTGTCCGAGGAGGCCGAGGGCTGGGCCGGCGAGGACACCAACGAGATGACCGACCCGGTCGGCGCCCGGTTCCGCGCGCTGGACGGCATCAACCCGGGCGACCTGGCCTTCGCCGACGCGCTGTCCGGCGGCGTCACCACCGCGGTGATCAAGCCCGGCTCCGGCAACCCGATCGGCGGCCAGACCGTGGCCGTGAAGTGCTGGGGCCGCACCGTGGACGAGATGGTGCTGCGCGAGCCGGTCAGCGTGAAGAGCGCGCTGGGCGAGAACCCCAAGCGGGTGTACGGCGACAAGAAGGTCACCCCGAGCACCCGGCTCGGCGTGGCCGCGGTGATCCGCCAGGCGCTGACCAAGGCCCAGGACTACAAGGCCAAGCGGGACGCGGCGGCGGCCGACGGCAAGCCGTTCGAGCGGGACGCCGACAACGAGATCCTGGTCAAGGTGCTGGACCGCGAGCTGCCGTGGTGCCAGCACACGCACCGGGCCGACGACGTGGCCACGGCGATCCGGCTGGCCGAGGAGTTCGGCTACCGGCTGGTCATCAACCACGGCACCGAGGCCCACCTGATCGCCGACCTGGTGGCCGAGAAGAACATCCCGGTGATCATCGGCCCGCTGTTCACCAGCCGCTCCAAGGTCGAGCTGCGCAACCGCTCGCTGCGCAACCCCGGCATCCTGGCCAGGGCCGGCGTGGAACTGGCGATCATGACCGACCACCCGGTGGTGCCCATCCACTTCCTGGTGCACCAGGCGACGTTGGCCGTGAAGGAGGGCCTGGACAGCGACACCGCGCTGCGCGCGATCACCGCCAACCCGGCCCGAATCCTCGGCCTTGACGACCGTGTCGGCTCTTTGAAGCCCGGCCTGGACGGCGATGTCGTCATCTGGTCCGGTGACCCGTTGGTGATAGATTCACAACATGCAAGAACGACAGCCTGGACCCCTAAACCGACAGCTCAGGGCCATCGTAGGTGCCCGAGTCAGCGTGCTGCGTGGCGACGAGAAGGTTTCGCACATCGCTCAGCACGAGACGGGTACCCGCAAGGCCGAGGAGATGGGGGCACGGATCGTCGGCACGTTCGAGGACTTGGACGTCTCGGCAACCGTTAG
- a CDS encoding aldose 1-epimerase family protein — protein sequence MSGPTGAQFEITYGQARAVVTEIGASLRAYAVDGVDYVESYPDDTHPPMGSGAVLVPWPNRVRGGRWPFEGGVEQLELTEHERGNAIHGFVRKLPWQVISHTGSLISLGVDVPAQQGWPVPLRVTISYALDAHGLTVTHGVTNVGDRPVPFGVGMHPYPRAGRSATDDCTLQLAATTSLPLSAETMTPDGPQTPLAGSVLDLSKPTLLRGVNLDDAFGGCEPDADGLIRHRLLGPDGGVEVWADPAFRWVQVYTPNDFLGRGRAVAIEPMTCPPDALNSGVDLITIAPGEAWSARWGLLPR from the coding sequence GTGAGCGGTCCCACAGGCGCGCAGTTCGAGATCACCTACGGCCAGGCCCGAGCGGTCGTCACCGAGATTGGCGCGAGCCTGCGGGCCTATGCCGTCGACGGTGTCGACTACGTCGAGAGCTACCCCGACGACACACACCCGCCGATGGGCTCGGGCGCGGTGCTCGTGCCCTGGCCGAACCGGGTGCGCGGCGGCCGCTGGCCGTTCGAGGGCGGCGTCGAGCAGCTGGAGCTGACCGAGCACGAGCGCGGCAACGCCATCCACGGCTTCGTGCGCAAACTGCCGTGGCAGGTGATCAGCCACACCGGCTCGCTGATCTCGCTCGGTGTCGACGTGCCGGCCCAGCAGGGCTGGCCGGTGCCGCTTCGCGTGACGATCAGCTACGCGCTGGACGCGCACGGCCTGACCGTCACGCACGGCGTCACCAACGTGGGCGACCGCCCGGTGCCGTTCGGCGTCGGCATGCACCCGTATCCGCGCGCCGGCCGGTCCGCGACCGACGACTGCACGCTCCAGCTGGCCGCGACGACCAGCCTGCCGCTGAGTGCCGAGACCATGACCCCGGACGGCCCGCAGACCCCGCTGGCCGGCTCCGTGCTGGACCTGTCCAAGCCCACCTTGCTGCGTGGCGTCAACCTGGACGACGCGTTCGGCGGCTGCGAGCCGGACGCGGACGGCCTGATCCGGCACCGGCTGCTCGGTCCGGACGGCGGCGTCGAGGTGTGGGCCGACCCGGCGTTCCGCTGGGTGCAGGTCTACACGCCGAACGACTTCCTCGGCCGGGGCCGGGCCGTCGCGATCGAGCCGATGACCTGCCCGCCGGACGCGCTCAACTCCGGCGTCGACCTGATCACGATCGCCCCAGGTGAGGCTTGGTCGGCCCGATGGGGACTGCTACCCAGGTAA
- a CDS encoding phage tail domain-containing protein, whose translation MSDPDWGLYWRSVRIGTEAPYILQEITGLLDSPDVRSGDLTLLQRDGQVPGRDYLGGRTIHATALVFNEDRAAFAADVARLVGALTSGGREEPLRVEIPGVGNGWVWCSARVRKRALKLDQDYYGGLGTVDVEWYATDPRLYSVAESTVDTAAPLPPGAGMAFDLGFDLAFSQGATPVRSFASAAPPGTVVNRAIIANTTGSTSTAPVIEVYGPASGIVVSAPGQNARLEIRDSYQLPAGTFLRIDTRQRSVAWATSPDDPGQSLFHLLSPGSLFFDLQPGPNTVVLAAVCPPGVDTPDVRMTVRWHDAWV comes from the coding sequence GTGTCCGATCCGGACTGGGGACTGTACTGGCGTTCGGTCCGGATCGGCACTGAAGCCCCGTACATCCTCCAGGAGATCACCGGTCTACTGGATTCCCCTGACGTTCGGTCCGGGGACCTGACGCTTCTTCAGCGGGACGGCCAGGTCCCCGGCCGTGACTACCTTGGCGGGCGCACGATCCACGCGACAGCGCTCGTGTTCAACGAGGACCGGGCGGCGTTCGCGGCCGACGTCGCCCGCCTGGTCGGCGCGCTGACCTCCGGCGGCCGGGAGGAGCCCTTGCGGGTTGAGATTCCCGGCGTGGGCAACGGGTGGGTGTGGTGCTCGGCGCGGGTCCGCAAACGCGCCCTCAAGCTCGATCAGGATTATTACGGGGGCTTGGGCACCGTCGATGTGGAGTGGTACGCCACAGATCCCCGGCTGTACTCCGTCGCTGAGTCCACTGTAGACACTGCGGCGCCACTGCCTCCGGGCGCTGGCATGGCGTTCGATCTCGGGTTCGATCTGGCGTTCAGCCAAGGCGCGACGCCGGTCCGCTCGTTCGCCTCGGCCGCACCGCCGGGAACGGTGGTCAATCGGGCGATCATCGCCAACACAACGGGATCGACCTCCACGGCCCCGGTGATCGAGGTCTACGGCCCCGCCTCGGGAATCGTCGTGTCTGCTCCAGGGCAGAACGCACGACTGGAGATCCGGGACTCCTACCAGTTGCCCGCCGGCACGTTCCTGCGGATCGACACCCGGCAACGCTCGGTGGCCTGGGCCACCAGTCCTGACGATCCCGGCCAGTCGCTGTTTCACCTGCTCTCCCCCGGGTCGCTGTTTTTTGACTTGCAACCCGGCCCGAACACGGTCGTCCTCGCGGCGGTGTGCCCGCCGGGCGTGGACACCCCCGACGTCCGGATGACGGTCCGTTGGCATGACGCCTGGGTCTAG
- a CDS encoding tape measure protein, with protein sequence MAGHGYKIATGFVEIKLGDESVFLRASAQLVKQVAGQIEQTLTQRVSAALNTVGEKFTEFGAKASLVFAPLTLALGGMVREGIETAKSIDQARNMFEQFGLTAATASGLIQDVYNRSNAWGQSFTSMLQQTMRLMGIFNGNIATVDKVQEAIGNLVGKLHIAGETADRVTTAIVQMYTKPSIQAEELLQLSEAGIDGWTLMADATGKSVAQLRQLSQQGKLLSSDVMPKLMAYLTTNPQWAGFAVANSKTLNGQLAIMKNQLQLLFAGPIIQNNAALVKAFQGLNEAIKRVADSGVIERFMTPLVNGFTALLNWFSRLTPSTQKWVVTLGLIAAVIGPVLLVFGKLFGSLGNLVGSLGRGGNALLKWVSINRDGASSSVALARGIDTAFRAVNSAGQAVLAPITAVRLGLINLKSGFDTARTGAYVLASDAFQAVRVASRVASEGVSSFARQVELVGLRSAVQFRAGLARAGDTITNFGTAIKLAAISGLDRLKSAAQSAQLTLARGLSSACDLAASGMKRLGSAAENMGGRLLQIGKVGLLGLIGFLGTALLSNEQFRNSIEQLANAIGGALAGPLSSMVNTLTSALQPVLPVITSLLEKVGGVFAQVANQAGPILVPILAQLGSILAQGIGLILPKIVQLAISLFHSLEPIVPVALRFGESILSALLPALTKLGGILGGSGLGNILPTIANLFGSIVGALSPLVELVVKFASNLLQTLLPPAILIVGVLGQLLLAVAPILGPVGQIIGLVANLAAMFLGALLPAVTPILKILLDLISSVLQPLMPLITTLAGILAGALAFGFRLLEPVIRLVVVALQGIVTVVQKVIDGIGWLVGKISEGASAIGGFLSKINPFASFRGLSAEVTPMLNSAQFGPKLQARMDVSPGTFRAIPFSGSVGSASFTDTATDLHQALTDFGTQLGAAGRVAPPDRQRSDATPARPAPQITVNAKTDADPYEIGREVAWQLKVSGR encoded by the coding sequence GTGGCCGGTCACGGCTATAAGATTGCGACCGGCTTCGTCGAAATCAAACTGGGTGACGAATCTGTCTTCTTGCGGGCCAGCGCCCAACTCGTCAAACAGGTAGCGGGTCAGATCGAACAGACCCTGACGCAGCGCGTGTCCGCCGCATTGAACACTGTGGGCGAAAAGTTCACGGAGTTCGGCGCTAAGGCGTCGTTGGTGTTCGCACCGTTGACGCTCGCTCTCGGCGGAATGGTCCGCGAGGGCATCGAGACGGCGAAGTCGATCGACCAAGCCCGAAACATGTTCGAGCAGTTCGGTTTAACGGCCGCGACGGCGTCCGGGTTAATTCAAGACGTCTATAACCGATCAAACGCCTGGGGTCAGTCGTTCACCTCAATGCTTCAGCAAACCATGCGTTTGATGGGCATTTTCAACGGAAACATCGCCACCGTTGACAAGGTCCAAGAAGCGATCGGCAACCTGGTCGGAAAGTTGCATATTGCCGGCGAGACAGCCGACCGAGTGACCACGGCAATCGTTCAGATGTACACCAAACCCTCAATCCAGGCGGAGGAGCTTCTTCAGCTTTCTGAAGCTGGAATTGATGGTTGGACACTGATGGCGGATGCCACCGGAAAATCGGTGGCGCAGCTTCGGCAGCTGTCGCAGCAGGGAAAGCTGTTGTCGTCGGACGTCATGCCTAAGCTCATGGCGTATCTGACGACTAATCCACAGTGGGCGGGTTTCGCGGTCGCCAACTCAAAAACCCTTAATGGCCAGTTGGCCATTATGAAGAACCAGCTCCAACTGTTGTTCGCCGGGCCGATCATTCAGAACAACGCTGCGCTGGTGAAGGCGTTCCAGGGCCTCAACGAGGCTATCAAGAGGGTAGCCGATTCCGGCGTCATCGAACGCTTCATGACACCACTGGTGAATGGTTTCACCGCACTGTTGAACTGGTTCTCCCGCCTGACCCCATCCACTCAGAAGTGGGTGGTGACACTCGGCCTGATTGCCGCAGTGATCGGCCCAGTTCTGCTCGTGTTCGGCAAGCTTTTCGGCAGCCTGGGAAACCTGGTCGGCTCTCTCGGGCGCGGCGGCAACGCGTTGCTGAAATGGGTGTCGATCAATCGTGATGGCGCGTCCAGCTCGGTCGCGTTGGCCCGAGGAATTGACACCGCGTTTCGGGCGGTGAATTCCGCCGGTCAGGCGGTGCTGGCCCCGATCACGGCGGTCCGGCTGGGTTTGATCAACCTCAAGTCGGGGTTCGACACAGCGCGGACCGGTGCGTATGTGCTGGCCTCCGACGCCTTTCAGGCCGTCCGGGTGGCCTCCCGCGTGGCCTCGGAGGGCGTCAGCAGTTTCGCGCGTCAGGTCGAGCTGGTGGGCCTGCGGTCGGCGGTCCAGTTCCGGGCCGGCCTGGCCCGAGCCGGCGACACGATCACCAATTTCGGAACGGCGATCAAGCTTGCGGCGATCTCCGGACTGGACCGACTGAAGTCAGCGGCGCAATCGGCGCAGCTGACACTAGCGCGCGGATTGTCCTCCGCTTGTGATCTCGCGGCGAGCGGGATGAAGCGGCTTGGCTCGGCCGCCGAGAACATGGGCGGCCGGTTGCTCCAAATCGGAAAGGTGGGCCTGCTCGGGCTGATCGGCTTTCTCGGAACTGCGCTGCTCAGCAATGAACAGTTCCGGAATTCGATCGAGCAGTTGGCGAACGCCATTGGTGGCGCTTTGGCTGGGCCGCTGTCGTCGATGGTGAATACCCTGACCTCGGCGCTACAGCCTGTTCTGCCGGTGATCACGTCGCTTCTAGAAAAGGTCGGCGGCGTGTTCGCTCAGGTGGCGAATCAGGCGGGTCCGATTCTCGTTCCGATTCTGGCTCAGCTCGGTTCGATCTTGGCTCAAGGAATCGGACTGATCCTGCCGAAGATCGTCCAGCTGGCGATTTCGCTGTTTCACAGCCTCGAACCGATCGTGCCCGTGGCGCTGCGCTTCGGAGAAAGCATTCTGTCTGCTTTGCTTCCGGCGCTGACCAAGCTCGGCGGAATACTCGGCGGCAGCGGACTCGGTAACATTCTGCCGACGATCGCAAATCTTTTCGGGAGCATTGTCGGCGCACTAAGCCCGCTCGTCGAATTGGTCGTAAAATTCGCGTCAAATTTGCTTCAGACCCTGCTTCCGCCCGCGATTTTGATCGTCGGCGTTTTAGGTCAGCTCCTTCTGGCCGTGGCCCCGATTCTCGGCCCCGTGGGTCAGATCATCGGGCTTGTGGCGAATTTGGCGGCAATGTTCCTTGGCGCGCTGCTCCCCGCCGTGACGCCGATTCTGAAAATTTTGCTCGATCTGATCTCGTCAGTTCTTCAGCCACTGATGCCGTTGATCACGACTTTGGCCGGCATTTTGGCTGGAGCGCTCGCATTCGGCTTCCGCTTGCTGGAGCCGGTAATTCGCCTGGTGGTCGTAGCACTGCAAGGCATTGTGACGGTCGTTCAGAAAGTCATTGATGGAATTGGCTGGCTCGTCGGGAAAATCTCTGAAGGTGCGAGTGCGATTGGCGGGTTCCTGAGCAAGATCAACCCGTTCGCGTCGTTTCGTGGTCTTTCCGCAGAGGTTACACCGATGCTGAACTCGGCGCAATTCGGCCCGAAATTGCAGGCACGGATGGACGTGTCTCCCGGCACGTTCCGCGCGATTCCGTTCTCCGGCTCGGTCGGCAGCGCCAGCTTCACCGACACGGCGACCGACCTGCACCAGGCGTTGACCGACTTCGGCACGCAGCTCGGTGCCGCCGGCCGTGTCGCTCCGCCGGACCGGCAGCGCTCCGACGCCACGCCGGCCAGGCCCGCGCCGCAGATCACCGTCAACGCCAAGACGGACGCCGACCCGTACGAGATCGGCCGGGAGGTCGCTTGGCAGCTCAAGGTTTCAGGGAGGTAG
- a CDS encoding arginase family protein — translation MAISIVDAPTNLGLRPPAPGVVPGCAKAPAALREAGLVNRLAAADAGGIVAPRYDLGGWQPGDGVFHASQIALYSRRIADRVAGLIGGHTFPLVLGGDCSVLLGTGLALRERAMAEGRRYGLAFIDGHSDFRHPGNSTSIGAAAGEDLALATGRGQADVAARLFEDADVVVLGIREDDEDRAELTAAGIGHRTALEIRKAGAAESAEWARRRLDELDGFWVHLDVDVLDPAVMPCVDSPDPDGLEHAELAELLAGLTVAPGCLGVEVTVFDPDLDPAGAYAKALVDTLARGLAPRVS, via the coding sequence GTGGCGATCAGCATTGTGGACGCACCGACGAACCTGGGCCTGCGCCCACCTGCGCCCGGAGTCGTGCCCGGCTGCGCGAAGGCGCCCGCGGCGCTGCGCGAGGCCGGGCTGGTGAACCGGCTGGCCGCCGCCGACGCCGGCGGGATCGTCGCCCCTCGCTACGACCTGGGCGGATGGCAGCCCGGTGACGGTGTGTTCCACGCGTCTCAGATCGCCTTGTACTCCCGCCGCATCGCCGACCGGGTCGCCGGCCTGATCGGCGGCCACACGTTTCCGCTGGTGCTCGGCGGGGACTGCTCCGTGCTGCTCGGCACCGGCCTCGCGCTGCGGGAACGGGCCATGGCCGAGGGCCGTCGCTACGGCCTGGCCTTCATCGACGGGCACAGCGACTTCCGGCACCCCGGCAACTCCACGTCAATCGGCGCCGCGGCCGGCGAGGACCTGGCGTTGGCCACCGGCCGCGGCCAGGCCGACGTCGCCGCCCGCCTGTTCGAGGACGCCGACGTCGTGGTGCTCGGCATCCGTGAGGACGACGAAGACCGGGCCGAGCTCACCGCCGCCGGCATCGGCCACCGGACGGCCCTGGAGATCCGCAAGGCCGGCGCGGCGGAGTCGGCCGAGTGGGCGCGGCGGCGGTTGGACGAGCTGGACGGTTTCTGGGTTCACCTGGACGTGGATGTGTTGGACCCGGCCGTGATGCCCTGCGTGGATTCGCCCGATCCGGATGGTCTGGAACACGCGGAGTTGGCGGAGTTGCTGGCCGGGCTGACCGTTGCGCCGGGCTGTCTCGGCGTTGAGGTGACGGTGTTCGACCCGGACCTGGATCCGGCCGGCGCGTATGCCAAGGCATTGGTGGACACCCTCGCGAGGGGCCTGGCGCCCAGGGTTTCCTGA
- a CDS encoding P22 phage major capsid protein family protein, with product MAEYNGNPTAPRTQGGLLKQDAKFAATAIALLLRQLVLPSLFDTHAEGEFSGALGDTVNIKRPSVLKSYKRDMRTNPNGGTDKYKRNVLNEWSIPVRLDTNLYTAINLSDAMMTLDVTSFATQVIDPQIRALAEQYEDEVAAAMATKFAANPKSASLALDLSKITDIEQQAAAIRRHLARVRKAFNDENIPSNGRVIVLGSLLESILLTDPHLTRMDEAGTTSALTEAVLGRLYGFTLVSSNAVAEDAFFAFHGSALQLITMAPANPAGAPFSSSLSANGVALRYIRDYDFEVATDRSLINTYMGIGEVLDVPAAVMKNLDTTSYVDLQAQAKQLRGFSIAVTFPKAT from the coding sequence ATGGCCGAGTACAACGGCAACCCCACGGCCCCTCGTACCCAGGGCGGCCTACTCAAGCAGGACGCGAAGTTCGCGGCTACCGCGATCGCACTGCTGTTGCGGCAGCTCGTTCTCCCCAGTCTCTTCGACACGCACGCCGAGGGCGAGTTCTCGGGCGCTCTGGGCGACACGGTCAACATCAAGCGCCCTTCCGTTCTCAAGAGCTACAAGCGCGATATGCGGACCAACCCCAACGGGGGCACGGACAAGTACAAGCGGAACGTCCTCAACGAGTGGTCCATCCCGGTTCGGTTGGACACCAACCTCTACACCGCAATCAACCTGAGCGACGCCATGATGACGCTAGACGTCACCTCGTTCGCGACCCAGGTTATCGACCCTCAGATTCGGGCTCTGGCAGAGCAGTATGAGGACGAGGTTGCCGCCGCGATGGCAACCAAGTTCGCGGCGAACCCGAAGAGTGCTTCCCTGGCACTGGATCTGTCGAAGATCACCGATATCGAGCAGCAGGCGGCGGCGATCCGCCGGCACCTGGCGCGAGTCCGGAAGGCGTTCAACGACGAGAACATTCCGTCCAACGGGCGGGTCATCGTGCTGGGCTCGCTGCTGGAGTCCATTCTGCTCACGGACCCGCACCTGACCCGCATGGACGAGGCGGGCACCACGTCCGCGCTCACTGAGGCTGTGCTGGGCCGTCTGTACGGTTTCACGCTGGTCAGCTCGAACGCTGTGGCCGAGGACGCTTTCTTCGCGTTCCACGGCTCCGCGCTCCAGTTGATCACCATGGCTCCGGCCAACCCTGCGGGTGCGCCGTTCTCCAGTTCGTTGTCCGCCAACGGTGTGGCGCTCCGGTACATCCGCGATTATGACTTCGAAGTCGCGACCGACCGGTCCCTGATCAACACCTACATGGGGATCGGCGAGGTTCTGGACGTCCCGGCGGCCGTGATGAAGAACCTGGACACCACGTCCTATGTGGACCTTCAGGCGCAGGCGAAGCAGCTGCGGGGCTTCTCCATCGCGGTCACATTCCCGAAGGCCACGTGA